TCAATCTTTTTTTATCCAGCAGAAAAAACTTCCTATTAATCAGAACCTGTACACAGTTCACAGTTCTTCATTCCACACTAATTAGTTGTCACAGTTAAATAGGTTCAAAAAGGTACAAAATTGTACTACAGAGAGATGGAAATAATAAGTCCAAAAGGTGTAAAGTATGTACTAATCAAAAAGAATAACTAAGCAGGAAATGTTGCTCTTGCGCATTCTTCCCAAAGCTTCCCTTGCTAAGCATTCAGCAGCTTCTTGAGGATCATCTACGTGCCTAATTATGTCCATTGCTTCTAGATTCCTCGTTACCTGAGATAGCCAAAGATAATGCTTCTAATAAATAATTGTTGGTTTATTTCATAATCGAGTTAAAACATACAGTATGATATAGAGTATCTAATGTGAGTAGGCACATTTCTCCAAGTTTGTAGCCTTGCAGTAACAAGTGCAGCCAGAGACCTTGCAGAAGCACAAGAAAACAACAACAGAGTAGTACAAAGTACAATAGAACTGAAAACAAAACAGTTGAACCCAACAACATACAACAACAGTCCATCTAAACCAAGCACAacccaacaatcaacaacaatgaaaattttattcaaatgaacaaATGTCTTTGAATACATATGCATTTTGAAATGAACGAACACCCAAAAAgccaaaaagtaaataaaacttTCAAAGTCAGCATGAGTCAACTATATACCAACAGTAAAACTACGCTTAGAAAATTAACCGTTCCGTTTACAAATTGAAAGCATAtgaaatttgaaataaaatgaatattaactttttaaaataaagCCTTACAAGGGTAAACCTTCAAGGATGCTATGAAAAGAAAGTTCTGAATGACCTGATGGAATTTGCGGCTCAGAATGGCATCCCTTGCCTTTTCGACAATCTCCAGAGCCTTCATTAAAGGTTGGACATTGAAACTAATGCCACTATCACTAGGAATTTCAACATACTCCTCCATTTCAGAGTTAAACTAACCTGGGCGACTCCCATTCCAGAAAAAGGTAACATGTCCAAACTTCATCGTTTCACTGTAACATGGAAAAAATATCATTTGAAACAAATTACAACCAGTGCGGATGCTTTAATCCCAACTAACCAACATTCAAAAAGCGGTAGACAGCAACTAAgttgaccccccccccccccacccccataGATACATGTCATACATCTTGCCATTTACAAcgcaacaataacaataatattgaATCTCCAACTGAAATCTGAGCTTTACTGGCTCAAGGCCTTgaattaaactaaaaaaatagtAATCGGGAGAGTTAATAACAGCCAAGAAAATGATCATGCCTAGATACAACATAATTGTTTCAGACTCTCAGGTCTCACACTGTCAAAAGACTCAAAACCATAAGGCGGGATACATGAAGACTTCAAAAAAGTGAATGCAGGACGTAACTGATCTGGAAAGAGCATTACAGCAACTCAGCAAGTTAATCTTAAGCTAGACTTCATGTAAACACCATACATCACAACTTAACTGGTGAAAGGTGCCAAAAACACAGATTGACAGAAAGTAAATAAGCAGAATTTAAGTTGAAAGTTACCTTGCTTAGGTTGTAGTTTTGTTCGGGCAGTTACGACTATCGTGATAATCATATGCCCCACAagctttacatttccttttggGTTTCTGACTTTGCTCAATGGCTGCCTCCTTTTCTCCTACTATTCTATGTCTCTTGCCTTTATTCTTTGATTGTATTGGATTTTGGATATTGAGGTTAAAAGACGCACTAGGACCAACAAAAAGCTCAATCTCTTGAGTTTTTTTCATTGGCACACACTTTCCTTGTTCTACCAAACTCTTACTAAAATCTCTAAGATTATCGAGAAATTGTTGCAAATTTTCCTCATTTCCCTCTGCAAGCTACATAATTAAAAATCTCTGACCGGATTTCCCCTAACATTTTAGTTGTTGTGTTCATCTTCCTACATTCTTCAGGGAAGTTACCATGCATATCAAAAATTGGCCTTTTGGTTGCCTCTTTTGTCCATCGATCAAGAATGTAGTACTCTGGAATCTTTGTAATTTTTCTTGCATTTAAAACACATACTGCATGTTTACATAAAATCCCCAATCTCTCAAACAATTTGCAAGAACATGATGTAATGAGATTTCCAGAATTAAATGTTACCTCACTTATCTTCTGCCGAGAATGGTCCATGACATGTGCGATTTCTATGTGTTCTTCCTTTCTAATAGAACTAATCCTACATCTAAAACAAGATTTGTACGCCTCATCCTGGAACATgtagcactactacaaaaatgggcaaagagaccctttaGAAAAGACCCCTTGATCGACAAAACAGGTctctttaatataaaagatCTATTATTATAGATAACGGCTCTCTTATGAGACAAATGGCCCACTTTAAATTAGaggaaaaaaaataagagacccgttatctgaCTTAACGGGACTCTAGTGCATAAATGAGATCATTTAATTGCGgcacaaaattaaaaaaaaacacaacagaCCCTTTAGGTTAGTTAACGGGTCTCTTATGTATCAAGGGACCCACCAttcttttataaaataatataaaattaaatataaaaataacaaaagacCTGTCATTAACATAACAGGTCTCTCTATTTTCATTCATTTCCTAGAGCTGAACTTTCGCATAACCCAATTTCACCCTAGCTATTTTGTCTTTtcccttttcttcttcttccctggaCATACAGGCGAGTAGGGCAAGGAAATCATTCGCGAAATCATCACAAACTCACCACCACCGGCGAATCTACCACCGAAGAAATACTTTACGGTCGACGACTTCATTACCACCGGCGACCTCAACACAATCTCTAGCGAACTACAAATTTAGGTTTTTGTTCTcatctctctcttcttctctttaatttttGGTTTCGGATTTCTGAATTTCATGTGGTTTATTCGATTTTTGAATTCAATTTGTAATTTATGCTACAAGTTAGGATTTTTTCCTGAAATTTTCAACTTCAATTTCAACCATGGAGTTGGGTTTTTCCCCCTTGAATTTATGAAATTTCAATTGATGCAATTTTGTGTTTAAATGTTCATGTAATTCCAGTTTCATGGTGAAAGTGTTTCTCCATGGTTTGTTGAATACTGTTTTTGTAGAGTTTCTTGGCATGAGTGAGACACTTGTTTGAAAGCTTGAACAAGGTTGAGACTCTGATAAAAGATGTTATAGAAGAGGTGTGGGTCATTGCAAATATTATTATGTTATCCTTTGTTTGAGATTTGTTGCTGTTAtatttctttctttgctgttgGGTTATATTACTAGGTTTTTTGATAAGTTACCAGTCAAGACTCTAGACCATTATCTGAAAATATTATTGTGCTCGAGGATTTTGTTTAGAGTGCTGCTGTATCTTTTTCTACTAATGATGAAATAAATTATCATCTTTGAGGAATTAAAGGCTTGAGAAATTTACAGAGTAAAACCTGTAATTCTGATTTTTTAATAGGGATAGATGTACAAGTAGGAGACTAGGGGTATACATTTGTGTGTATGACCGAAAAGAATCTTCCACAAGGGAAGAAATTTCCCTGTCTGTAGAGAAGGCCACTTCCCTATGTGTCATAAATAATGCAACATCACTGAACATTTAGAATACTGAAGGTGGTTCCAACAACTGCAACACTAGCAATCTAGCATACAGTAACTAAATGTCTAAACCACATAAATAAGATAAAATTAGACATCTTCTGTAACATAATTGCGTAATTATACATGCTGGATACACATTCTTCATTAACCTTAAAGGTAATGATACTATAAGGgtctttggttctttttattttattttaatttgggaAAGTAAGCTTTTCGTTCCATCAAAAAACCAAGATATACAACCTAAAAGTCCTTTTCCCTCGGATaaaccttctaggaaggacTCTCTTACAGTAGAAGGGACTAAGAGACCCAGAAACAGGCCCACCCAGGTCTTAAACAGACCAACTGTATGTCATTACAAACTATAAATTCAGGCTTCATCATGGTGACTAATTTTCTTACTTTGTGTAATTGTTATCCTACTTTTTAcagatttttttaatttggtgTACAATGTTATCAATCTGCATGATTCTGAAGTGCAGTAAAGAATTGTTTCTTACTTTCCAAGAATCAGTATAATATATCACTCCTGCTATGACTTACATAGCCACTCTTTTGCCAAACTGGGAGCACCTTGTTGAAGCACCAAAATAAGAGTCCTGAAATTCACATCATTGTTTCATGCCACCAAATAACAGGCCTGAGGTTTTGTTACCAAACATGGACTAAACTGTAATTTTAGATTTTCTGTAGATAGTCATGTCAAAAAATAAGTTGTACGGTTTTATAAGTTTGTATTGATATTTCCTGTAGATAGCACAAAATGTAAGGAAAAAAGTTTAGCTTCACGGTAATCTTATGGAGGGTGATGGGTTCAGAAAAGGCAAATGAAATAGCTGCTTATTATATTCTATTCAATTTCTTGACCTTTGTTTTTCAATGGGAAAGAGGGGGTGGGGCTAAGAGTATTTCTCCTCAAGTTAGACTGCTAAAAATTTCTAACCATTTCCTACAAAATCTCAGAGATGTCTTCCACCCAGTCACCAACAATTTTCGTGTTGTATTAACTATTAAAGCTTCAATTCTAAGAAGCTTACAACCCAATTAACCAGAATTCTGAGAAGCTTTTAGGTAGTTTGTTAGCTCAAACAAGATACCTGTTGGAATGATTAAAGCTTTCAAATATGGTGGaatatgataaaaaaaaaatgacaatATTGCACCAATGGTTTGTCACTCTTTCAGCATAGCAAAAAGTAGTTCTCCAAGTGTTCAGGTGGGTTGTAGATTGTCAAACATCAGGTTGATGGTCAACCGGCTCAAGAATTGAGTGTCTGGTTAAGCCATTTGATTAGGCTGTGGCGATGAGTGTGTTTTCGGAGTTTCATTTGACATGTGTGTACGTGTTAAAAAATGGTTAGAGGTTGTTTTAGGAGAATGATAAGTACCTAGCAAAGATGAATGGATCAGGAAATTAAATTGGTTGCGATCACCATTTTAGAATTAGCGGTAGTTCCAGTAGCAGAACATGGAAATTTAATTGGATATCAGATACTCAGGAGTTAGGATGACCGTAACATCTGAAACTCAGATTGCTAGATGAATCTGAATTTTCTGACAAGTACTAATTTGAAGTTTCTGATATTCGTAATT
This Spinacia oleracea cultivar Varoflay chromosome 6, BTI_SOV_V1, whole genome shotgun sequence DNA region includes the following protein-coding sequences:
- the LOC130463372 gene encoding uncharacterized protein, producing the protein MDHSRQKISEVTFNSGNLITSCSCKLFERLGILCKHAVCVLNARKITKIPEYYILDRWTKEATKRPIFDMHEGNEENLQQFLDNLRDFSKSLVEQGKCVPMKKTQEIELFVGPSASFNLNIQNPIQSKNKGKRHRIVGEKEAAIEQSQKPKRKCKACGAYDYHDSHQLRPAFTFLKSSCIPPYGFESFDSVRPESLKQLCCI